TTGTAAATTTTTCTACAGTGAAAAATACTTCATTGTATTCTTTTGCTAGGAGTTACAGTGCAAGCATAGGTGTGAGACATTAAGCTACAGGAAACACAGCTGAACTGGTTACTGAACCTTCATTTTAGGTTAGCATTTGAATGGGAACTCAACTGCAGAGTTAAGAAATATTGATAATTCCAACCAGAATTGAATCAAATTTAACTCCTTCGTTCCAACTACGATTTTTTTGGTTTTAGTACACTTAGTGAAATTAAGAGAACAGTAAGTTTCACAAAGATCTTATGGTGTTAATGTGAAGTCCTCACTTATTCAGTATGTACACTGGCTATAAAGTCCAGTCCGCAAAACTACATatttgcaggggggggggggagaaagctAGCTGGGTTTTAGTATACTTAGTGTGGCTTTCAGGCACTGTATGTTCATCTTAACAGTGGGTAATGGACAACAAGATCCGAAAGGAGCATCATAATTGGCAGCCTACCTCGTGTCTTGTTCCCTCTATTATTTCAGTAGCTTCACTGGTCTCCATTTCTTCAGTAGCAGTCtggaaagagacaaagcaaaagATTGCTAAAGAATGCTATAACTTTGCAACTGGAGTGTGGGATCCCTCTCAACATTCTTCCTGTTCTCCCTCTGCTGCTATGACCTGTCTTTCTCGAGGCAGCTGTATGTAGTTCCCTCCAGGCCTTATTAACACAAGTTTCTCAGAAGTGATGCAGGGTGTGCCCCTCTTAGAGACACAGCATCCTTTCGCCATAGCACCCTATGGACTGATGGACTCTTCTCCCCTATTTATTGCATTACAGGTGAGCAATGCACAGAACTGTGCAGGCATTTAGTTACAGCACAGGTTTCAGTGGAACACAAGCCCTTCTTCCTATCTGCCCTTCCTTATCTACTTGTTACTAGCAGCCTGGTATAGTGGCTTATTACCTCAATGATGTATTCCTGagtatctgccaccactgaagaAAATTCTACTAGAACAGTATGAGGATCTTCAGAAATAACTGTTGCCGCTAAGTTGTCAGCTGATTGACTTTCCTCAGAAACCATCACTTCTTCAACCTCTTTCAATGCAAGAAGGCAGCCACCTGAATGATATTTCAGGAGTGTCAAGAGAATGTTAGTCTACTATGAAACAAGAGAAACAGGATTTTCACACCCAAAATCAAATGCTAGGTCCCACCTAATGACACTTTTTATGGGCTACTGCTAGGTGGAAAATAGCAGCAGTTATGTAGTCTCTCCCTACCCCCACCAAACATTTTGGCCCAAATTTTAGGCTCCAAGACATGCTACCTTGGAAACTAGAATCCAGCCTCAACAACTAATACAATGGAATTACTAGGAACATACAAGAGTTTGTGTGCTTAAATCAGATAGGACTTCAAAAGTCTTGCCCAATAAGAATAGAGGGGGTGAAGGTAGGCAGTATGGGGTGCTGGTAAGAAGTGGCCGCTGATACTGGCCTGTATGCAGCCGACTACTAAAGTGCtaccgtggcagtgctttaacgtcgctgccccttttgtccATTTCCCCCTCCAAATCAGCAGCCCTGCCCCTAGGGACCCTGCAGGCAGGGCCACcgatggggagtgggggaaagagaCAGTGATGTCTAAGGAGGGTACTTTGCCATGGCAGCACTGTGTAGTTGCCCCTTTTACCCCCTCCCAGATCACTGCcaacagggggaaggggcagctgccccagggctggccaTTGAAacaggcctggggctcccagctgctgccgctACCACAAGCAGAGGCCagaaccctgggccctttaaatcaccaccagagtcCTGGGCAGCATGGGCCAGACAGTGTGGataggctggctgggggaggctgaccccgcAGCTGGGCCCCTGTACATGTAAATGCtcaatgttactttcaccccgagAATAGATCCCAAGATTCCTTGATATCCCTCATAAGCAGCCAGGCCATTGTACCAGTATACAATTCAGCATATTTATGTTCCTAGCAAAGCTGTAACTATTCTCTAGAAGCATTATATGCCAACGTGATTTTAGAACATATTTAGTATATATAAGAAGTAATAGTGTGACTCAATGGGTGCTGATCCAGTCGACCACGTAAATATTTGCAAGTGTTCTGAATATTATTATTTGCCCAGCAGACCATAGCAGCTTCAACTAGACACAGCACACCCCCTTTATGGCATTTCACAGAAAAAGGTAGTAAGATAATGGGCAATTTCACTTGTCaagaaaccaaaaacaaatgTAGAGGTAGATTTCACGTTTAATTTTGCAGAACACAAGATGTAAGCAGCTGTTGGCACCTGGCACTTCTATTGTGTTTTAATCCCTTTGATATTGGGAGACAGGTGAACTTGCATTAGTTTATGAAGACACCTGTTTCTTCTGGCCTCACCTGAAGCCTTGGAGAAAGTAACAATTACAGGATAAAATAGCCAAACCCATATTGTGAGATTCAGAGTGGAAGCTGTGCGGAAGAGAGGATCTCTCCCCTTTCAAATGCTGCATTTTACAGATCATGGAAGCTAGAGTTTGAAACACTGATAGCTCAGTGTTTTTGCCTCTGTCAGACAACACAATGAATTTGATTTCACTGATTCCCACTTTTAGTTATTGTTGTACTAGATGAATGGACTAGCTCGTTACCCATAAACCAGTTCTCTTACTGATTAGGGTTGCTTTTGGGTGGAAGGGTGAATGTAGAAGGGCTTTATTTAGTAGTTTAAAGAATAAATGTTGCACCTTTTGATGCCACTCAACAGCAGATAAACAATCAACAGCTTATACGAAAGGTAGCTAGAGCCCATTCAAACAAGACTGGTCTATCAGCCACTGAATTAGCTTAGTGTGACTTGAGCAGGCCTTGCTGTCACACTAATCTGAGAGGTTTACTGTTACATGGAGTCATACAAAATGATCACTAAGATTCAGCCATAGCAGGGCAGGTGGCCCAAATCAAGCCACAAGAGAATCCCACCATAGACAGATGCCTCCCTATCTCACCTTTGGTTTTTAAGTGCCTGTTAAGAGTACCATGCTCTGCGAACCCACGTCCACACTTGTAACATTTGTATGGCTTTTCGCCTGTGTGGTGACGGATGTGACGAACCAACGAGCCCTTCTCCCGAAAGCCCCGGTTGCAGAACTGGCAGGTGTAGGGCTTCTCCTCCAAGTGAGTGCGGAAATGAACCTGCTGGGCATTCTGCAGCAGAAAGTGGATACGATGGAAGAGTGACTGATAGGAACAAACCACTTAAACAGCCTCTTACAAGGAGTATTCTAGTTCTGACTTTGGAACAGACACCCCTTTGAGGTTTTCCTCTCTGCCAAGGCAGGAATATGCCTCTGCCACAAGTACGACACAGATTATTCTTGAATGAGGAAACAGCTCCCACTATTTCTCTACTGAGAGATGAGCTGCAAGGCCATTGTATCTAATAGTAGAGTCCAGGATCCTTTAGTTCTCCTGGAACAGCTGAAGATCGCTAACtaaaataaaacagacaaaaactGCATTCCCTCCACTGCATTAGGAGTCAATTACAGAATGTCTATAAGGAGGCTGACATTGGTCCAGTGTGCTAACCGCAGCCTATACCTAGCACTTCAGAGGTAACTGCATCGTACTGTTTCTGAAGGCAAACTTCATTCCCCAGAGGTGATTAACTTATGCTTGTACATAGCAACTGATCTCTTAACTGTCATATTTGGCAAAGAAAAAGTCAGTTCACATAGCAAGTCATTTTTTTCTAACAAATCTGCTATTTGCCGTACCAATCCCCTGCAGCGCAGGCTGTCCATCCAGAACAGGAGGGAATTTTCTCCAAAACTTGTTTGATTCTTACCCCTCACTTTAAGTCCCTCATTCTTGTATCACTGGatcttaaaacaatttaaaactttttttaaaagcgtTTCAGTTCCCTGTTAGACAAAGCCTGTTAACTTTCCACAGAGCATGACTTTGGGGAGCAAAGATCTGCAGACAAGAGTGTTTTGGAAAGAGGCACCTACCTTTGTTTTGTATCTCTTGCCACACTTTGGACAGGAATATGGCCGCTCATCTGAGTGCACCCTCTTGTGTCCCTTCACATGCGCGATGGTCTTGTAGAGCTTGCCACACTCACCACAACGGAAGCGCCGCTCATTGACATGCACTTCTTGGTGCTTTTTCAACAGGTAGCCTTTCATGAACTCCTTACCACACTCCTCGCATTTAAACACTTTGTAACCTAGAGGGAGACGCATCTTAGACCACAAGCAACAGTAGCACAAGGGAATTCTGAAATCGTTACTGCACCAAAGTAATAACGTGGTTATAGCGTGTCTGACCAGAGGGACTAGATGGCACAGGGGAGTTAATGTAAGATGATGTGGTGCTTCTCCCCTTCAGAGCCCTGGTTCAAATCAAGATCAGGTTGATAATGGTTCCGTTGGTACTATCTAATGGCTATTTTGTGTCTTACATGAAGCAGATCTGGTCTCAAACCAGTTCCCAGTATTTTTGCCCACATCAGAGATCACCCAGTTCGCACTCGTCAGCAGTATCAAAGCCAAGAAGACTGAAGTCCATCTGTCCCTGCATTTTAATAGCGCTCCCTCCACAGCAAGGCAATGTGCATGCATGTAGCGGGAACATTTGTCCTGCTGCTAACTGTGCCGTACCTTTTATGTGGTTAAAATGAAAGACTTTCTGCAGAAGGCCATTCTCGTACCCGCCTTGGAGTGCAGTGAGCAAGAGGGGGAATGATTTTTCCATAAGCATTAACAATGGCTAATAAATATGGGGTCTTCTCCATTCTCTTAATTCTAGTAGCTGCCTATTCATTACAGGATACAGCTCAAAAATTGTACTTGTTTGCTTTTAAAGCAAGTCAAGGAGCTGTTCCAGCCACTCACAGATCTGGTCTCTTGTCAGTCTTTTCCCTGTTCATCTAGAATCCAGCTCTCGTGTTCCTTACACTAGTGGGGGGAAGTTTGTGCGGAAGAGCCGTCACCTCTGCACCTCCTGAAATATGGAGCTGCTTTTGCATTTTTTAACCTAGACTTTACATCACTTTCAGATCTCTTCTCAATTGTTCTGACCTCCATTTCTCCATTAGTGTTTTAAACGCTAATTGAATCTGCATGCAGTTGTGGGATAAAGTTTGCACAACAAATGCTATACAAACAGTTCAGATATGTACATTTGAGAGAACAGCATTTGCACTAGGCTTACCTAAATGTCCTTTGATGTGTATTTCAAGGGAAACAGACCCACTGAAGACTTCACTACAGTGAGGGCAAACATAACTTTTGTATCCGTTTGTTTCTGTATCGGTCTATTGAAATTAAATATCATAATATAAGTGCCTTTTCCATACATTATGTGGAATCAATATTCCTAATCAAAATTCTAAGCTAAATGCCctttgatttaaagaaaaatcaagtTATCAAAGAAGCAGATGGTGCTAACACTGCAAGTTCTAACGCACAAAAAATATTACACTCTGCTGGTCACTATGCTGATACATAGTGCACAAATATTAAAAGTGTAGATACACTGAAGCTAATGCCTAAGGTGCTCACATGGGCTGTTAGGAATCTCATGTATTTCctgtagaaaagaaaacaagcgAATTGATAAAAGCACAGGATGCAAACATACAGTCTCTACTTGCTCTACTTCAACACACTGTTCCCCACACTGCTCTTCTTCCGCTTCCATCTCTTCGTTTTCTAGTTCTTCTGTAGCAGCCACACCAGGTTCATCTGATTTTTGCATCTCCTCCACAGTAACTTTTTCTATCACAATCCCAGAATTCCTCATGGCCTGCCTCAGCAAGTTCTCATTGTTCACTTCCCATTCACATGGTAGTTCCTCAGGATTTGATggctaaagaaaataaaatactcAGATGATAAGAACAGCAGATGTGAAGTCAGCCGTTTAGACAAAAGAACTCTGGGTATTCCAGTGCTTGTCACCAGGGTGACCGGTTCTGTGATCTCAGATACCAGAAGGCAAAAGAGATGTGTCTGCTTTGGAGAAGTCCGAGAGCTTAAGAAACTCCAGTTGAAAGGATACTTTCCAGACTTTCACTTGGAGTCTAACCTCAGGGAGTGGCCATAAAACATGGCCATTTTAGGTCACCCAAGTAGTATACCAGACATCACTGATCCCATACAGATACAGGACAGATCACTTTTTTGATTTTATAATAGAGACTGTAAACTCCACGACCAGATGCTCTAGTATGGTCTTTTCAGGTAACCTAcacagccattttttttttctctgaacatGCAGGCTGTTTTCCTATATCGGGGGTAAGCAACCTAGGGCGAGCTGATTTTcaatggcactcacactgcccgggtcctggccaccagtccagggggctctgcattttaatttaattttaaatgaagcttcttaaacattttaaaaaccttatatACTTTAAATACAactttagttatatattaaagacttatagaaggagaccttctaaaaacgttaaaaatgtattactggcacgcaaaaccttaaattagagtgaataaatgaagacttggcaccacttctgaaaggctgccgacccctttCCTATATGCTTTTGAGATCAGTTTCACAGCATGGGCAGGAAAAGCATCCTTACTCTTATTTACACCTGGCTTATTAGCTTCTTTTAAGTTTCATATTCACATCAACGTTAAGATGTTAGTAAATAAGACATTAGTAGCACCACAGACTTTTGTTTCTCCCCAAGCAAGAGGCTATATTGACATCCAGATGTCCTATCACTCTCAGGTCCTataaagcagtggtctccaaagtggggtgcgcgcagcaggaggagcaccACCGAAGGAGCGCTGCTGGCACAGcagcagctcggctctccccgctctgTCTTCAGCGGCACACTggcagtggctttttttttttttttttgggcacgtccctagagctggccctggggatgcatgatccaaaaagtttggagaccactgctataAAGAACCAGTCAGCAGCATGAGCTATGTCAttattttcaaaggagtttagaATATTTGCCATCTAGTGTTGGAACTGAAGTTCTACAGGAAAGGAAGCTACTGAACATAACAGAATTAAAATTAGCCTATACAAGCCCTGTGCGGACCTTCCTGAGTAAGTCCTCTTTAGATTCCTCTCCTTTTGAGTGTGTCCTTGGAACTGATGGGAAGGTGAATTTATGTGAGTAATGCTGCCTTCCAACTCAAGAGCCCTGGCCAAGGAATAGCAATTCTGCTTCTTTGCATAAAATATGCGAAGGGTATCCAACAGAAACAAACACTCACCTCTTGATCCAAGGATTTTGCATCAACAACAGGAAGCTCCTGCATTTGGACATGGACTTCATGAAGGACATTGCCTTTTGCATCTGTTAATAGGTGAATCACAGGAGTCTCAATGGATTCACTTGCTATAGGTGAAACAGTCTCTGTGTTTGAACTACAGGATTCTTCAAGAAAAGAAGCACAGGATTAAACAACCATTCTAATTCTGAGTGTGAAGCTAAACCCTATTTACAGCCACTTGACCTAATTCTACTTCGGTGTGTCTTACTCAGTGTATCTAGAAATATTAACCTCTGGCTGAAGGACTGCTTTTTTGCATTTACCCTGTGTAATCCTTTTCAAGCATTGTTCCATACAATGAAATACAGCATTTTGCAGATGGATACATTTCAACACGGATTTCCATGTCAATTTTGTGATTATAATGGTCTTAGTGCCAGATTCTCAAATAAATCTTCCAATCTATGATCCGTATTTATTCATCCATGGTATGACTCTGTCCATGTGCACTCTGGATCGATAGGTTCGCTACCTGTCCAGAGGTAGTTGTTTCTTTCTAAGAAAATGGGAGCCAGattgcctgccccgccccccatgcacacacaaaatataaaaaaaaaaatgaaggaaaataatGTTATTTGAATGCCAGGAATGTCACGTGACCTACACTTTGTTTGGTGCAGGACATGCATTTGCTATTTCACTGACCTGTTGGCAGTTCATCTTTGCTAACAACTATTTCTTTGCTCACGTTGAAACGGATTTTTTCGGTGCAAGGTGTCAAAGATTTCAGATGCCGTGTCAAAGCTCCCGATtccctgaagcttttcccacacttctTGCATTTGTAAGGTCGCTCATCTTGACAAAGTAAGAGAAAGCATAAATCATTACACCAAATAAATTTTATTAACTCCATCCAAGAATTTTCACTTGATCAAACATAGGTCTAATACAGCATTTCCCAACCTTCTGGGGCAAGTGTAGTTGCCTGTGCCCACTACCTTCCATCCAATTACATGCACTATCTGCAATGGCAAGAGTTTTTAAAACTGGGCTTCTGAGTAGCCCCAACACCATGGGATTTAGACTGCACTCAGCTCAATGCAAGGTGGAAAACGGTGGAGTATTTCAGCTCATCATTTAAGGCAAGATGGAGGAGCCAAGTACAGCCCAGTCCAACAATTAGGAACCACTATACTAAAACAGACAGTATCTTACCTGTGTGACGGCGGTGGTGTCGAATGAGAGACCCCTTTGTCCTAAATGATGTTCCACATAATTTACATTCATAGTCCTTCCTGCTACTATGAGTGATCATATGAGCTTTAAGGATACTGGCCTAGAAAAtgagttgattttaaaaaatgggtagcAATGCTCCTTCATTAGTTGTTTTACATTTGAACAAATCAAAGACATTCAAGAACACTCACACTATTAATAAAAAATGCAACTGCAGAACTGCTAGAATGTTGAGAAAAAACACAAAGTTCCAGCCATTACCAGGATTAAAGAAGTGCTTGTATCATTAAATTTACAAGTGAAGATAATGGACATGTTGGAACGCAGCCTAATGCAAAACTACATCAGTTATATAAgccttcctgcttcagggcttaagccaattaCTACAGTTAAGAAGCAGCTTCACCTGCAGATTATTCCATGATTGTCCATTATAGAGGTTTCACACTTTCCTCACTGGCCACTTCAGAGACAGTGTAGTAGACAAAGATAATGGTCCACTGTGtgatctagta
This window of the Chelonia mydas isolate rCheMyd1 chromosome 10, rCheMyd1.pri.v2, whole genome shotgun sequence genome carries:
- the E4F1 gene encoding transcription factor E4F1 isoform X2 — encoded protein: MKGTEGQGSGWDHRRGCQSEAPARGLLGAPPTAGRAPAPHPPPHAARCYDDTAVKPPSWWCGALRHGGRDGNERRAGGAYGSRGRGAGGGGGGRLQLGPATRRPRHRPQPPGALQRDEDDVHKCGRCHSEFTSLEEFVQHKLQKICQRTQEAITATSTSLPSQEVQKVVPSVEESITVAHIVVEASSIAEEISNASSIVGSGHIKEVIVTGEHVFENPNGQIDGEITEAQGSPDDLEQDGSTELIRVKLLVNKEGRYVCELCHKTFKTASILKAHMITHSSRKDYECKLCGTSFRTKGSLIRHHRRHTDERPYKCKKCGKSFRESGALTRHLKSLTPCTEKIRFNVSKEIVVSKDELPTESCSSNTETVSPIASESIETPVIHLLTDAKGNVLHEVHVQMQELPVVDAKSLDQEPSNPEELPCEWEVNNENLLRQAMRNSGIVIEKVTVEEMQKSDEPGVAATEELENEEMEAEEEQCGEQCVEVEQVETTDTETNGYKSYVCPHCSEVFSGSVSLEIHIKGHLGYKVFKCEECGKEFMKGYLLKKHQEVHVNERRFRCGECGKLYKTIAHVKGHKRVHSDERPYSCPKCGKRYKTKNAQQVHFRTHLEEKPYTCQFCNRGFREKGSLVRHIRHHTGEKPYKCYKCGRGFAEHGTLNRHLKTKGGCLLALKEVEEVMVSEESQSADNLAATVISEDPHTVLVEFSSVVADTQEYIIETATEEMETSEATEIIEGTRHEVDSHIMKVVQQIVNQANSGHQIIVQNVTVAENSEVTTDTADTITIATPESLTEQVAMTLASAIGEGAVLTTEGSIETEEATVTMVASEDIEIMEHVGEFVIASQEGEVEVQTVIV
- the E4F1 gene encoding transcription factor E4F1 isoform X1; this encodes MKGTEGQGSGWDHRRGCQSEAPARGLLGAPPTAGRAPAPHPPPHAARCYDDTAVKPPSWWCGALRHGGRDGNERRAGGAYGSRGRGAGGGGGGRLQLGPATRRPRHRPQPPGALQRDEDDVHKCGRCHSEFTSLEEFVQHKLQKICQRTQEAITATSTSLPSQEVQKQVVPSVEESITVAHIVVEASSIAEEISNASSIVGSGHIKEVIVTGEHVFENPNGQIDGEITEAQGSPDDLEQDGSTELIRVKLLVNKEGRYVCELCHKTFKTASILKAHMITHSSRKDYECKLCGTSFRTKGSLIRHHRRHTDERPYKCKKCGKSFRESGALTRHLKSLTPCTEKIRFNVSKEIVVSKDELPTESCSSNTETVSPIASESIETPVIHLLTDAKGNVLHEVHVQMQELPVVDAKSLDQEPSNPEELPCEWEVNNENLLRQAMRNSGIVIEKVTVEEMQKSDEPGVAATEELENEEMEAEEEQCGEQCVEVEQVETTDTETNGYKSYVCPHCSEVFSGSVSLEIHIKGHLGYKVFKCEECGKEFMKGYLLKKHQEVHVNERRFRCGECGKLYKTIAHVKGHKRVHSDERPYSCPKCGKRYKTKNAQQVHFRTHLEEKPYTCQFCNRGFREKGSLVRHIRHHTGEKPYKCYKCGRGFAEHGTLNRHLKTKGGCLLALKEVEEVMVSEESQSADNLAATVISEDPHTVLVEFSSVVADTQEYIIETATEEMETSEATEIIEGTRHEVDSHIMKVVQQIVNQANSGHQIIVQNVTVAENSEVTTDTADTITIATPESLTEQVAMTLASAIGEGAVLTTEGSIETEEATVTMVASEDIEIMEHVGEFVIASQEGEVEVQTVIV
- the E4F1 gene encoding transcription factor E4F1 isoform X5, translating into MEAVMATSAGPAGLTAAAAGEQEGAAAAASSSAPPPAGPATVLSLPAPFSEEDEDDVHKCGRCHSEFTSLEEFVQHKLQKICQRTQEAITATSTSLPSQEVQKVVPSVEESITVAHIVVEASSIAEEISNASSIVGSGHIKEVIVTGEHVFENPNGQIDGEITEAQGSPDDLEQDGSTELIRVKLLVNKEGRYVCELCHKTFKTASILKAHMITHSSRKDYECKLCGTSFRTKGSLIRHHRRHTDERPYKCKKCGKSFRESGALTRHLKSLTPCTEKIRFNVSKEIVVSKDELPTESCSSNTETVSPIASESIETPVIHLLTDAKGNVLHEVHVQMQELPVVDAKSLDQEPSNPEELPCEWEVNNENLLRQAMRNSGIVIEKVTVEEMQKSDEPGVAATEELENEEMEAEEEQCGEQCVEVEQVETTDTETNGYKSYVCPHCSEVFSGSVSLEIHIKGHLGYKVFKCEECGKEFMKGYLLKKHQEVHVNERRFRCGECGKLYKTIAHVKGHKRVHSDERPYSCPKCGKRYKTKNAQQVHFRTHLEEKPYTCQFCNRGFREKGSLVRHIRHHTGEKPYKCYKCGRGFAEHGTLNRHLKTKGGCLLALKEVEEVMVSEESQSADNLAATVISEDPHTVLVEFSSVVADTQEYIIETATEEMETSEATEIIEGTRHEVDSHIMKVVQQIVNQANSGHQIIVQNVTVAENSEVTTDTADTITIATPESLTEQVAMTLASAIGEGAVLTTEGSIETEEATVTMVASEDIEIMEHVGEFVIASQEGEVEVQTVIV
- the E4F1 gene encoding transcription factor E4F1 isoform X4; this encodes MEAVMATSAGPAGLTAAAAGEQEGAAAAASSSAPPPAGPATVLSLPAPFSEEDEDDVHKCGRCHSEFTSLEEFVQHKLQKICQRTQEAITATSTSLPSQEVQKQVVPSVEESITVAHIVVEASSIAEEISNASSIVGSGHIKEVIVTGEHVFENPNGQIDGEITEAQGSPDDLEQDGSTELIRVKLLVNKEGRYVCELCHKTFKTASILKAHMITHSSRKDYECKLCGTSFRTKGSLIRHHRRHTDERPYKCKKCGKSFRESGALTRHLKSLTPCTEKIRFNVSKEIVVSKDELPTESCSSNTETVSPIASESIETPVIHLLTDAKGNVLHEVHVQMQELPVVDAKSLDQEPSNPEELPCEWEVNNENLLRQAMRNSGIVIEKVTVEEMQKSDEPGVAATEELENEEMEAEEEQCGEQCVEVEQVETTDTETNGYKSYVCPHCSEVFSGSVSLEIHIKGHLGYKVFKCEECGKEFMKGYLLKKHQEVHVNERRFRCGECGKLYKTIAHVKGHKRVHSDERPYSCPKCGKRYKTKNAQQVHFRTHLEEKPYTCQFCNRGFREKGSLVRHIRHHTGEKPYKCYKCGRGFAEHGTLNRHLKTKGGCLLALKEVEEVMVSEESQSADNLAATVISEDPHTVLVEFSSVVADTQEYIIETATEEMETSEATEIIEGTRHEVDSHIMKVVQQIVNQANSGHQIIVQNVTVAENSEVTTDTADTITIATPESLTEQVAMTLASAIGEGAVLTTEGSIETEEATVTMVASEDIEIMEHVGEFVIASQEGEVEVQTVIV
- the E4F1 gene encoding transcription factor E4F1 isoform X3 encodes the protein MKGTEGQGSGWDHRRGCQSEAPARGLLGAPPTAGRAPAPHPPPHAARCYDDTAVKPPSWWCGALRHGGRDGNERRAGGAYGSRGRGAGGGGGGRLQLGPATRRPRHRPQPPGALQRDEDDVHKCGRCHSEFTSLEEFVQHKLQKICQRTQEAITATSTSLPSQEVQKQVVPSVEESITVAHIVVEASSIAEEISNASSIVGSGHIKEVIVTGEHVFENPNGQIDGEITEAQGSPDDLEQDGSTELIRVKLLVNKEGRYVCELCHKTFKTASILKAHMITHSSRKDYECKLCGTSFRTKGSLIRHHRRHTDERPYKCKKCGKSFRESGALTRHLKSLTPCTEKIRFNVSKEIVVSKDELPTDAKGNVLHEVHVQMQELPVVDAKSLDQEPSNPEELPCEWEVNNENLLRQAMRNSGIVIEKVTVEEMQKSDEPGVAATEELENEEMEAEEEQCGEQCVEVEQVETTDTETNGYKSYVCPHCSEVFSGSVSLEIHIKGHLGYKVFKCEECGKEFMKGYLLKKHQEVHVNERRFRCGECGKLYKTIAHVKGHKRVHSDERPYSCPKCGKRYKTKNAQQVHFRTHLEEKPYTCQFCNRGFREKGSLVRHIRHHTGEKPYKCYKCGRGFAEHGTLNRHLKTKGGCLLALKEVEEVMVSEESQSADNLAATVISEDPHTVLVEFSSVVADTQEYIIETATEEMETSEATEIIEGTRHEVDSHIMKVVQQIVNQANSGHQIIVQNVTVAENSEVTTDTADTITIATPESLTEQVAMTLASAIGEGAVLTTEGSIETEEATVTMVASEDIEIMEHVGEFVIASQEGEVEVQTVIV
- the E4F1 gene encoding transcription factor E4F1 isoform X6, translating into MKGTEGQGSGWDHRRGCQSEAPARGLLGAPPTAGRAPAPHPPPHAARCYDDTAVKPPSWWCGALRHGGRDGNERRAGGAYGSRGRGAGGGGGGRLQLGPATRRPRHRPQPPGALQRDEDDVHKCGRCHSEFTSLEEFVQHKLQKICQRTQEAITATSTSLPSQEVQKQVVPSVEESITVAHIVVEASSIAEEISNASSIVGSGHIKEVIVTGEHVFENPNGQIDGEITEAQGSPDDLEQDGSTELIRVKLLVNKEGRYVCELCHKTFKTASILKAHMITHSSRKDYECKLCGTSFRTKGSLIRHHRRHTDERPYKCKKCGKSFRESGALTRHLKSLTPCTEKIRFNVSKEIVVSKDELPTESCSSNTETVSPIASESIETPVIHLLTDAKGNVLHEVHVQMQELPVVDAKSLDQEPSNPEELPCEWEVNNENLLRQAMRNSGIVIEKVTVEEMQKSDEPGVAATEELENEEMEAEEEQCGEQCVEVEQVETTDTETNGYKSYVCPHCSEVFSGSVSLEIHIKGHLGYKVFKCEECGKEFMKGYLLKKHQEVHVNERRFRCGECGKLYKTIAHVKGHKRVHSDERPYSCPKCGKRYKTKNAQQVHFRTHLEEKPYTCQFCNRGFREKGSLVRHIRHHTGEKPYKCYKCGRGFAEHGTLNRHLKTKGGCLLALKEVEEVMVSEESQSADNLAATVISEDPHTVLVEFSSVVADTQEYIIEVISHYTRLLVTSR